A genomic window from Cinclus cinclus chromosome 5, bCinCin1.1, whole genome shotgun sequence includes:
- the ZNF518B gene encoding zinc finger protein 518B, which translates to MQLKKMREILPRLYPGQINDKNNSLTTSPKQSDDKTNLSKGVDDQNCCYQGTEAENNKLSLISCIKCRNVQKISMQDIEKRKKLEWTEDKNFICKKCSHMKPPALDFVPEGANAADYEKHERKTPSKTQKTFKVKNFLPGKYYCDKCRFSTKDPLQYKRHVGQHEEIKFLCSHCSYVSYTKGEFQRHLVKHTGTFPYQCEYCEYGAVRHDYIVKHTKRVHETPRKRLSNTLMNHKQKKQSQSTLCKKQKYNKIPLQDELSALSSNMICEIPGKATKTVCSSQNAECSINMSSVQDKTILEPSEMSVCENQSVEVEVYSPKTEPLQPGMPLTVIAPSELVVPSNCLAQIVELKIVNGAQQLVLKLIPMKETTYKPVNCAEEEFESQGIEQPAEVKNPSSVCQNELLTMEVNVNKLSSASNQLNLDSTYDKNSECFFSSDSQLSGYSSVSIQREDTSKLCFHLVKGIDVHSGVLELCSPSLVINSAEKKSDLKSSRGKVDGKNSDLYSYEGGEDTYHPKCASISEGKSSKNVSVEAAQEGKNFSAVHKEKDKLSVKRVDKELRVLPVSSTEARLAVKGFDKKSITSSEAGKNLHVTKTSPFEDMTFGLSKVKRTETISQKSGHLLKSLEPQKMENKGSPFEGPVISSVFSLSSGAKNVPEDIRWDDTTCRKKSAALLCRKIAQLMNAAEPNMKSMPLRCQASSKKLLLPQESSAGCFPEVKHPATVSEVHDGRSVVSTEEHSEDQLFRFARTSKNRVTKNSHVATPMFIPKGTMLRVLNATSSQNSYGVENRSETSAAVHGNEMFLPRPVPISVSETPSSKFPCLPNESEPSAESQAISLRQRPKREASAKTSSKQTGVPFQKSSDVSKQSKPYSKGQLSPKNKAKQASFRELPKRKTRTQLETTSSSDMSYLLTARRLRLVPLKMNQLIKCPRRNQPVVVLNHPDVDSPEIINVMKTINKYKGQVLKVVLSERTRSCLGVKRYRKRLTLQNAETGNQAKKQSMLKMKLKKTHKNNYQVVETSPAETLQCLFKCWFCGRVYMDQEEWISHGQRHLIEATKGWDVLSLQAKKH; encoded by the coding sequence ATGCAGTtgaaaaaaatgagggaaatttTACCAAGATTGTACCCTGGCCAaattaatgataaaaataattctttaactACATCCCCAAAGCAATCTGATGATAAAACAAATCTGTCAAAAGGGGTGGATGACCAAAACTGCTGTTACCAAGGAACTGAGGCTGAGAACAATAAGTTGTCACTGATAAGCTgtataaaatgcagaaatgttcAGAAAATTTCAATGCAAGATATAGAAAAGCGTAAGAAGCTTGAGTGGACTGAAGACAAAAATTTCATCTGCAAGAAGTGCAGTCATATGAAACCACCGGCTTTGGATTTTGTTCCTGAGGGTGCCAATGCTGCAGACTatgaaaaacatgaaagaaaaaccccaagtaaaacccagaaaacatttaaagtaaaaaattttCTGCCAGGTAAATACTACTGTGATAAATGCAGATTTTCAACAAAGGATCCTTTACAGTATAAAAGGCATGTAGGGCAACATGAAGAAATAAAGTTTCTTTGTTCCCACTGTAGTTATGTATCCTACACCAAAGGAGAATTCCAGAGACATTTGGTGAAACACACTGGAACCTTTCCATATCAGTGTGAGTACTGTGAATACGGTGCTGTTAGACATGACTATATAGTTAAACATACAAAAAGAGTACATGAAACACCCAGAAAACGGCTGTCAAATACTCTCATGAACCACAAGCAAAAGAAGCAGAGTCAAAGCACTTTAtgtaaaaagcagaaatacaataaaattCCTCTCCAAGATGAACTTTCAGCTTTGTCTTCAAATATGATTTGTGAGATTCCAGGTAAAGCAACTAAAACAGTCTGCTCATCTCAAAATGCGGAATGTAGCATAAACATGTCATCAGTCCAAGATAAGACAATATTGGAGCCATCTGAAATGAGTGTATGTGAGAATCAGAGTGTGGAGGTTGAGGTTTATTCTCCAAAAACAGAGCCTTTACAACCTGGGATGCCTTTAACAGTAATTGCACCGTCTGAACTTGTAGTTCCTTCCAACTGTTTAGCTCAGATAGTAGAGCTTAAAATAGTGAATGGAGCACAACAGCTGGTTCTTAAACTAATTCCAATGAAAGAAACAACTTACAAACCTGTGAACTGTGCTGAAGAGGAATTTGAGAGTCAAGGTATAGAACAACCTGCAGAAGTGAAAAATCCATCTTCTGTGTGTCAAAACGAGTTACTAACTATGGAAGTGAATGTAAACAAATTGTCCAGTGCTAGTAACCAGCTTAATTTGGATAGTACGTATGACAAGaattctgaatgttttttttcttctgattctcAACTCTCAGGCTATAGCTCTGTATCTATACAGAGGGAAGATACATCAAAATTATGCTTTCATTTGGTGAAAGGTATTGATGTTCATTCAGGTGTTCTAGAACTTTGTTCTCCATCTCTGGTGATCAACAGtgctgagaaaaaaagtgaTCTTAAATCCTCAAGGGGGAAAGTAGATGGAAAAAATAGTGATCTGTATAGTTATGAAGGAGGTGAAGATACATACCATCCAAAATGCGCTTCCATTTCTGAAGGTAAAAGTTCCAAGAATGTTTCAGTAGAAGCTGCTCAGGAGGGCAAAAATTTTTCTGCTGTCCATAAAGAAAAGGATAAATTGTCTGTGAAGAGGGTTGACAAAGAACTTAGGGTTCTACCAGTCAGCTCTACTGAAGCACGTTTAGCTGTAAAGGGTTTTGATAAAAAATCTATTACATCttctgaagcaggaaaaaaccTCCACGTTACTAAAACTTCACCTTTTGAGGATATGACTTTTGGCTTGAGCAAAGTAAAGAGGACTGAAACCATAAGTCAAAAGAGTGGTCATCTTCTGAAATCACTAGAACCACAGAAGATGGAAAATAAAGGCAGTCCTTTTGAAGGACCTGTTATTTCATCTGTATTTTCTCTTAGCTCTGGGGCTAAAAATGTTCCAGAGGATATCAGATGGGATGACACAACATGCAGGAAGAAATCAGCAGCATTGCTGTGTAGAAAGATTGCTCAACTCATGAATGCTGCTGAGCCCAACATGAAATCTATGCCCTTGAGATGTCAGGCTTCTAGTAAAAAGTTGCTTTTACCTCAAGAAAGTTCAGCAGGTTGTTTCCCTGAAGTGAAGCATCCTGCGACTGTGTCTGAAGTACATGATGGAAGAAGTGTGGTTAGTACTGAAGAACACAGTGAAGATCAGCTCTTTAGATTTGCAAGAACTTCTAAAAACAGGGTAACTAAAAATTCCCATGTTGCTACCCCAATGTTTATCCCCAAAGGGACGATGCTGAGAGTGCTGAATGCTACTAGTAGTCAAAACTCATATGGAGTAGAAAACAGGAGTGAAACATCAGCTGCTGTGCATGGCAATGAAATGTTTCTGCCTCGCCCAGTCCCCATTAGTGTTTCTGAGACACCTAGCAGTAAGTTCCCATGTCTGCCTAATGAGAGTGAACCAAGTGCTGAGTCCCAAGCTATATCACTCAGGCAAAGACCAAAGCGAGAGGCAAGTGCTAAAACTAGCAGCAAGCAAACTGGTGTGCCCTTTCAGAAAAGCAGTGATGTGAGCAAACAAAGCAAGCCCTATTCAAAAGGTCAGCTAAGTCCCAAAAATAAGGCGAAACAAGCAAGTTTCAGAGAACTTCCTAAGAGGAAAACAAGAACTCAGTTGGAAACCACCTCAAGTTCTGATATGTCATACCTGTTGACAGCAAGACGTCTTCGACTTGTTCCACTGAAAATGAATCAGTTGATAAAATGCCCTCGTCGTAATCAGCCAGTTGTGGTACTAAACCACCCTGATGTCGATTCACCAGAGATAATTAATGTCATGAAGACTATTAACAAGTATAAAGGTCAAGTCCTGAAAGTAGTTCTGTCAGAAAGGACAAGAAGTTGTCTTGGTGTCAAACGTTATCGAAAGCGTCTTACTCTTCAGAATGCTGAGACAGGAAACCAAGCAAAAAAGCAGAGCATGCTAAAAATGAAGCTAAAAAAGACCCACAAAAATAACTACCAAGTGGTGGAAACTTCACCAGCTGAAACACTTCAGTGTCTGTTTAAGTGTTGGTTTTGTGGAAGAGTATATATGGACCAAGAAGAATGGATAAGTCATGGCCAGAGACACTTAATAGAGGCAACCAAGGGCTGGGATGTTCTTTCTCTTCAAGCAAAAAAACATTAA